GCGGCCCGGACGCTGGACGAGGCGTTTTTGCTGGTGGTGGTGGGGGAATTCAACGCGGGCAAAAGCAGTTTCGTGAACGCCCTGCTGGGCGCCTCGGTGTTGCCGGAGGGCGTGACGCCCACCACGGACCGGATTTACGTGCTGGTTCACGGGGAGAAACCGGGACAGATGGAACCCACCCGCGACCCGTTCGTGAGCCGCCTGACTTACCCGCTGCCCAGCCTGGAGGGCGTGGCGCTGGTGGATACGCCCGGCACGAACGCCATTATTCGCCAGCACCAGGCCCTCACGGAGGGCTTTTTACCTCGCGCCGATCTGCTGCTGTTTCTGACGAGTGCGGATCGACCGTTTACCGAGTCCGAGCGGCAGTTCCTGAGCCTGGCGGCCAGGTGGGGCCGCAGCGTGATCATGGTGGTGAACAAGGCCGACCTGCTGGAAACGCCCGCCCAGAAAGAGCAGGTCAAAGAATTCGTGCAGGCCGGGGCGCGGGGTGTGCTGGGCCTGACGCCCCCGGTGGTGCTCATCAGCGCCCGTCAGGAGCAGCGCGGTGGGGATGTGGGCTTCGCGGCCCTGCGGGCGCTGTTGCAAGCCCGCCTGAGCGAAGGCGAACGTATGCGCCTGAAGTTCAGTTCACCGCTGAACACTGCGTCCGAACTGCTGAACGGTGAGGCGCAGCGCTCGGAGGCGGCGCGAACGACGCTGATGGAAGATCAGCGGTTCTTGCAGGAGCTGGAAGCGCAGCGCGAACACCACCGCGAGACCATGCTGGGCGAACTGGACGGGCAACTCAACCGGGTGAACCGCCTGCTGGCCGAATTCGAGGTGCGGGCAGACAAGTTCATTGACGATAAACTGCGTTTCAGCAACCTGCGCGGACTGATGAACAGCCGGGAACTGGAGGAACA
This portion of the Deinococcus fonticola genome encodes:
- a CDS encoding dynamin family protein, whose product is MLVSAKTQDLLTRERTLLSDLQAFLELQGAPPEVVEHARVAARTLDEAFLLVVVGEFNAGKSSFVNALLGASVLPEGVTPTTDRIYVLVHGEKPGQMEPTRDPFVSRLTYPLPSLEGVALVDTPGTNAIIRQHQALTEGFLPRADLLLFLTSADRPFTESERQFLSLAARWGRSVIMVVNKADLLETPAQKEQVKEFVQAGARGVLGLTPPVVLISARQEQRGGDVGFAALRALLQARLSEGERMRLKFSSPLNTASELLNGEAQRSEAARTTLMEDQRFLQELEAQREHHRETMLGELDGQLNRVNRLLAEFEVRADKFIDDKLRFSNLRGLMNSRELEEQFRREAVADLPEAIDRQFGSMIDRFVESNMHFWEDVQAFLIRRQPSGEVARTRFSYDRASLLEGIAGSARDHLENTTEQELARRLSKDAEEAMMGAMGGLAGGLIGGVSIGAVIGATALDFTGGILAGLALGSLGLFVLPNKRLQAHRQLREKITQLREALERIVRREYEREQERADARLNDAVSPYTRFTQQEQTRLQDAAMRTADLQTRLNALKNEIQALA